One region of Paenibacillus polymyxa M1 genomic DNA includes:
- a CDS encoding DHA2 family efflux MFS transporter permease subunit, whose protein sequence is MSQTSSPSEPKTFKVLPIMIALLLSGFIGMFSETALNIALNDLMQILHITTATAQWLTTAYLLTLGILVPVSGLLLQTFTTRQLFVTSLLFSIAGCLVAALAPTFSVLLIARILQAMGTALLLPLMFNTILIIFPAEKRGAAMGIIGLVIMFAPAVGPTIAGLVLQNLSWHWIFWISLPFLVLSLICGILFMQNVSEPTKPKIDLLSIILSSIGFGGVVFGFSKSGEGGEGWTSLVVLLPVIIGVISLILFSVRQLKMKAPMLNLRVFKYPMFVIGVIMVFLCMMTILSTMLILPLFLQKGLALSALTAGLVLLPGGIINGLLSPIMGSLFDKFGPKWLVIPGLVIVAAVLFFLSGITTTSTLVLIIVLHSCLMIGISMIMMPAQTNGLNQLPMDLYPDGTAIMSTLQQVAGAIGTAVAVSILSKGMDSYLSQSSMPQSVNEMANAMVIGSQNSFFFAMVISVIGLILAFFIRRVHVEHGTAKAPMH, encoded by the coding sequence ATGAGTCAAACAAGCTCACCCTCTGAACCCAAAACGTTCAAGGTGCTACCTATTATGATTGCCCTGCTCCTTAGTGGCTTTATTGGAATGTTCAGTGAAACGGCACTTAACATTGCGTTGAATGATTTGATGCAGATTTTGCATATTACAACTGCAACAGCTCAATGGCTGACTACCGCTTATCTGCTGACACTTGGTATTTTGGTGCCTGTATCGGGATTGCTGCTTCAAACCTTTACCACAAGACAGCTGTTTGTGACATCGTTGCTATTTTCAATAGCTGGTTGTCTCGTTGCAGCGCTTGCCCCTACCTTTTCAGTGTTATTGATCGCACGCATTTTACAGGCTATGGGTACAGCGCTGTTATTGCCGTTGATGTTTAACACGATCTTAATTATCTTCCCAGCTGAAAAGAGAGGCGCGGCTATGGGAATCATCGGATTGGTTATTATGTTTGCACCTGCGGTAGGACCTACCATTGCAGGACTGGTACTTCAGAATTTATCTTGGCACTGGATCTTCTGGATCTCTCTTCCTTTCTTGGTCCTCTCGCTGATCTGCGGTATTTTGTTTATGCAGAACGTCTCAGAACCGACCAAGCCCAAGATTGATCTATTATCTATTATCCTGTCTTCCATTGGCTTCGGCGGTGTCGTGTTTGGTTTCAGTAAATCTGGTGAAGGTGGCGAAGGCTGGACCAGCCTGGTTGTTTTGCTTCCTGTGATCATCGGCGTGATATCGTTGATTCTGTTCTCTGTACGACAGTTGAAAATGAAAGCACCTATGCTGAATTTGCGTGTATTTAAATATCCAATGTTTGTGATCGGCGTTATCATGGTGTTCTTATGTATGATGACGATCCTTTCTACGATGCTGATTCTTCCACTCTTTTTGCAAAAAGGGCTGGCCTTGTCCGCTCTAACAGCAGGTTTGGTGCTTCTGCCAGGTGGGATTATCAACGGTCTCTTGTCGCCTATTATGGGCTCCTTATTCGATAAATTCGGTCCCAAATGGCTTGTGATTCCAGGACTTGTGATCGTGGCCGCTGTGTTGTTTTTCCTGTCCGGCATTACAACGACATCCACGCTCGTACTCATTATTGTGCTGCATAGCTGCTTGATGATCGGTATTTCTATGATTATGATGCCAGCCCAAACTAACGGTCTAAACCAGCTCCCTATGGATCTATACCCAGATGGAACGGCTATTATGAGTACGCTCCAGCAAGTCGCTGGTGCAATCGGTACTGCCGTAGCGGTAAGTATTCTCTCCAAAGGCATGGACAGCTATTTGAGCCAATCCAGCATGCCTCAATCCGTAAATGAAATGGCTAATGCCATGGTAATCGGATCTCAGAATTCATTTTTCTTTGCAATGGTCATCAGCGTGATCGGTCTGATCCTTGCGTTTTTCATCCGCAGAGTTCATGTTGAACATGGCACTGCTAAAGCACCCATGCACTAA
- the nikA gene encoding nickel ABC transporter substrate-binding protein yields the protein MFKRSYFKLFIPAVMAVMMTACATSPSASSTSSTAPQDKSVTLLFNVQSPSIDPHADINYTAVRAGVNETLIKVNKDLKLEAWLAEKWNSKDGQHWTFSIRPGVKFHSGKAVDAAAVKASLERALKLNPSVKNALHIRDIHAEGQILSITTDKSFPEFVSELVHPNTAIMDTTAAGDFPSGTGPFKVVSFRAGSELNLDRNEDYWNGEVKLKHAKFMFNEDANARQLAFQAKTADIVYRPPVESLELLKADSTVKVDSLPSLRTHQLIYNMNNHDLKKTAVRKAFDNLINRDEIASGIMSGQGTPAQGPFLPDFPFSPKYTTKKFDLNAAREGFKEAGYTVENGKVTNSDGSSLHLTLLTYQSRAELPLISQLIQANAKELGITIDIRQVDNIDEYLAAHQDWDLATYSNITAPRGDASYFLNAAYMPEGALNYGHVHVPELASMITQLNTTVNEEQRNKLALQAVTLIDQENLQSFLVHPNNVVAYRNYVHNWVTSQSEYYLLTQDLDVN from the coding sequence TTGTTTAAACGTTCATATTTTAAACTATTTATCCCTGCGGTCATGGCGGTGATGATGACAGCCTGTGCTACATCTCCATCAGCTTCATCCACATCCTCTACGGCACCACAAGATAAAAGTGTCACCTTATTGTTCAACGTGCAAAGCCCTTCTATTGATCCTCATGCAGATATCAATTACACAGCCGTTCGTGCTGGAGTAAATGAAACACTGATCAAAGTGAATAAGGATCTCAAGCTGGAAGCTTGGCTTGCAGAAAAATGGAACAGTAAGGACGGGCAGCACTGGACCTTTAGCATCCGACCAGGCGTGAAATTCCATAGCGGTAAAGCCGTAGATGCCGCAGCTGTCAAAGCCTCTTTGGAAAGAGCACTAAAGCTCAATCCATCGGTTAAAAATGCGCTACATATCCGTGATATTCATGCAGAAGGGCAGATTTTGAGCATTACGACGGACAAGTCCTTCCCGGAATTTGTATCTGAGCTGGTTCATCCGAATACCGCAATTATGGACACCACAGCCGCAGGTGACTTCCCATCAGGAACGGGGCCGTTCAAAGTTGTCAGTTTCCGTGCCGGAAGTGAACTGAATCTGGATCGCAACGAGGACTATTGGAACGGTGAAGTAAAATTGAAACATGCCAAATTCATGTTTAACGAAGATGCCAATGCACGTCAGCTTGCTTTTCAAGCTAAGACGGCCGATATTGTGTATCGTCCGCCCGTTGAAAGTCTGGAGCTTTTGAAAGCTGATTCTACCGTTAAAGTTGACTCTCTTCCTAGCCTGCGGACGCACCAACTTATTTACAATATGAACAATCATGATCTGAAAAAAACAGCTGTGCGCAAAGCATTCGATAATCTGATTAACCGGGATGAGATTGCAAGCGGTATTATGTCTGGTCAGGGAACCCCTGCTCAAGGTCCGTTCTTGCCGGACTTTCCTTTTTCACCGAAATATACCACGAAAAAGTTTGATTTGAATGCAGCACGAGAAGGCTTCAAAGAAGCTGGATATACAGTGGAGAACGGAAAAGTTACGAATTCTGACGGGTCCTCCCTTCATCTTACATTGTTAACCTACCAGTCGAGAGCGGAGCTTCCACTCATTTCACAGCTGATTCAGGCTAACGCTAAGGAGCTTGGCATCACGATTGATATCCGTCAGGTTGATAATATTGATGAATATCTGGCCGCTCATCAGGATTGGGATTTAGCGACTTACAGTAACATTACAGCCCCGCGCGGTGATGCAAGTTATTTCCTGAATGCGGCCTATATGCCGGAGGGAGCATTGAATTACGGTCATGTGCATGTACCAGAACTCGCGAGTATGATTACGCAGCTGAACACAACCGTGAATGAGGAGCAACGCAACAAGCTAGCGCTGCAGGCTGTCACTCTGATTGACCAAGAAAATCTGCAATCCTTTCTAGTTCATCCAAACAACGTAGTGGCCTATCGTAATTACGTACATAACTGGGTAACCAGCCAAAGTGAATACTATCTGTTGACCCAGGACTTGGATGTGAACTAG
- the nikB gene encoding nickel ABC transporter permease, whose protein sequence is MLQTIAKKFLTLILFFLILSFVSFCLLKLVPGDPVRSILRVDDVAVSNQQIADMRSQLGLDQPLPVQYGKWLVQLLQLDFGQSYLTHRPVLTEFIEKLPYTLLLTGGSLFIMLLIALPLGTMSALYRNRWIDSASRVFALIGSSIPSFWLGLLFIEWFAVKLRIFPSMGDGTVFHLVLPSLTLGLAMAAVYVRMIRASLIESSGQDFIKAAQARGISPVRIFFRHMFRHSLIPLITIFSESIGSLLGGTVVIEVLFAYPGLGKWIVDAIAARDYPIIQGYTIFMAIFIICLNILVELSYRWVNPEIALKEKRLS, encoded by the coding sequence ATGCTTCAAACTATTGCCAAAAAGTTTCTGACGCTTATATTGTTCTTTCTTATTCTTTCCTTTGTGAGCTTCTGTCTGCTTAAGCTTGTTCCGGGCGATCCCGTTCGGAGCATTCTCCGAGTAGATGATGTAGCTGTATCCAATCAGCAAATTGCGGATATGCGCAGCCAACTGGGGCTGGATCAACCATTACCTGTGCAATATGGTAAGTGGCTGGTTCAGTTGTTACAGTTGGATTTTGGACAATCTTATCTAACCCATCGCCCAGTCTTGACAGAGTTTATAGAAAAGTTGCCTTATACACTCCTCCTGACTGGAGGCTCCCTGTTCATTATGCTGCTGATAGCTCTCCCGTTGGGCACAATGTCCGCACTGTACCGTAACCGCTGGATTGACAGTGCCAGTCGTGTGTTTGCCTTAATTGGTTCCTCAATTCCCAGCTTTTGGTTGGGGCTTTTGTTTATCGAATGGTTTGCAGTAAAATTGCGTATTTTTCCGTCTATGGGGGATGGAACCGTTTTTCATTTAGTCCTCCCTTCTCTTACCCTCGGATTGGCAATGGCGGCTGTTTATGTACGAATGATTCGTGCAAGTCTGATTGAAAGCTCGGGACAGGATTTTATCAAAGCAGCTCAAGCCCGTGGAATCAGTCCGGTTCGCATTTTTTTCAGACACATGTTCCGTCACAGCTTAATTCCACTTATTACGATATTCAGTGAGAGCATAGGCAGCCTACTGGGAGGTACGGTGGTAATCGAAGTACTGTTCGCCTATCCGGGGCTTGGCAAATGGATTGTGGATGCAATTGCCGCGAGAGACTATCCCATTATACAGGGCTATACAATTTTTATGGCCATATTCATTATATGTCTCAATATCTTGGTAGAACTGTCCTACCGTTGGGTCAATCCTGAAATTGCTTTGAAGGAGAAACGTTTATCATGA
- the nikC gene encoding nickel transporter permease, whose amino-acid sequence MIKSVHAENRQFTRARLSKAWIGSLSILFILTAITVIPFLAPQDPYHIQMGSRLQPISAMYWLGTDHLGRDVLSRVIAGLRTTVGTSLLILIVSLVVGVPLGLLSGFIGGWMDRVFQRVVDAFMTLPDYIFAIVLSGLLGPGLGNLIFAVSAVKWVGYARLVRSTVLAEKQKDYISLSILAGTSSLRIVMRHILPHAIGNVLVLATLDIGKIILMIASLSFLGLGPQPPIPEWGTMLNEGRAYFQMAPHLMLGPGIAVVLTVLLANVFGDKLRDRYDVKTRSEE is encoded by the coding sequence ATGATAAAATCCGTACATGCGGAAAACAGGCAGTTCACCAGGGCACGATTGTCCAAAGCATGGATCGGATCACTCTCCATCCTGTTCATTCTTACAGCCATTACAGTCATACCCTTCCTAGCTCCACAAGATCCGTATCATATCCAGATGGGGAGTCGACTTCAACCGATCAGCGCAATGTACTGGCTGGGAACCGATCATTTGGGTAGAGATGTGCTATCGAGGGTCATAGCAGGACTACGGACGACAGTCGGAACCAGTTTGTTGATTTTGATCGTTTCACTGGTTGTCGGGGTACCCCTCGGTCTGCTGTCAGGATTTATTGGAGGCTGGATGGATCGTGTATTCCAACGTGTGGTCGATGCCTTCATGACTTTGCCTGATTATATTTTTGCCATTGTACTAAGCGGCCTGCTCGGACCAGGCTTAGGGAATCTTATATTTGCGGTGTCTGCAGTAAAATGGGTTGGTTATGCCCGACTGGTGCGCAGTACCGTTCTGGCTGAAAAGCAAAAGGATTACATTTCGTTATCCATACTCGCGGGTACCTCCTCCCTGCGAATTGTCATGCGGCATATTCTGCCCCATGCCATTGGGAATGTACTTGTACTGGCTACGCTGGATATCGGCAAAATCATTTTAATGATCGCCTCTCTATCTTTTTTGGGCTTAGGTCCTCAGCCGCCCATTCCCGAATGGGGCACGATGTTGAATGAAGGGCGTGCATATTTTCAAATGGCCCCCCATTTAATGCTGGGTCCCGGCATAGCTGTCGTGCTCACGGTGCTATTAGCGAACGTGTTTGGAGACAAGCTACGCGACCGTTATGATGTTAAAACCCGGTCAGAGGAGTGA
- a CDS encoding ABC transporter ATP-binding protein — protein sequence MLTIEDLTIRTKAKTIVEQLELAIRPGEWCALAGESGSGKSMTAFAIGGLLPASVSAEGIIMWNDENLLALPVKQRRSLLGSEISYVFQDYHGAFTPFLRVGSQLDELMRAHGKQDRKARKQRCLEVLEHVQLPAERVYRSYPFELSGGQLQRAAIAAALLLEPKLLIADEPTTALDTLTAHRVLQLIDQIRMETGISVLWITHDLRHVRKYADRVAVMRTGVLLEAGQTQAVLDHPAHPYTRRLLAAIPPLSPDAPSRLPCNSTDEQLAPERSILHE from the coding sequence ATGCTGACTATTGAAGACTTAACGATTCGGACAAAAGCGAAAACGATTGTAGAACAACTGGAGCTTGCCATTCGTCCGGGAGAATGGTGTGCTCTGGCAGGAGAAAGCGGAAGCGGTAAAAGCATGACTGCGTTCGCTATTGGCGGTCTCCTCCCTGCTTCTGTTAGCGCTGAAGGCATCATAATGTGGAATGACGAGAATTTGCTTGCCCTACCCGTTAAACAAAGACGTTCCTTGCTTGGTAGTGAAATATCTTACGTTTTTCAAGACTATCACGGGGCTTTTACCCCTTTTTTGCGTGTGGGCAGCCAACTCGACGAGCTGATGCGTGCTCACGGCAAGCAAGACCGTAAAGCGCGTAAGCAGCGCTGTCTTGAGGTGTTGGAGCACGTACAGCTTCCCGCCGAGCGTGTGTACCGCAGCTATCCATTCGAGCTCAGCGGCGGTCAATTGCAGCGAGCAGCTATTGCAGCTGCACTGCTTCTAGAGCCAAAGCTGCTCATTGCCGACGAGCCAACAACTGCGCTGGATACGCTCACTGCACACCGAGTACTCCAGCTCATTGACCAAATCCGGATGGAAACGGGGATTTCCGTCTTGTGGATCACTCACGATCTACGGCATGTACGGAAGTATGCGGATCGAGTTGCAGTAATGCGTACAGGTGTTTTGCTTGAAGCTGGTCAAACGCAAGCGGTGCTGGACCATCCAGCCCATCCATATACGCGTCGCTTACTGGCGGCTATTCCGCCGCTGTCTCCAGACGCTCCTTCACGTTTGCCATGCAACAGCACCGATGAACAGCTTGCACCGGAAAGGAGCATATTACATGAATAA
- a CDS encoding ABC transporter ATP-binding protein — protein sequence MNNQAACAQWQDSPHPVVTVSGLTKAYAGGKTVLHDVALSVSPGECLGVVGESGSGKSTLARCILTLDTFDQGELKLDGQSIRGLKRSELKRIRSRLGAVFQHPSAALNPRLTILQSLLEPLDQLKCYVPSFMAGMPSGRWNIAEQLLGMVKLPASYLDKFPHQLSGGEKQRVTIARAISTEPEFIVLDEPTASLDVTTQATVLNLLKDLQDEFGLAYLFISHDLAAVHFMSDRILVMKEGRVLEHFSKEALFHSDRLPYTQSLLEVFSTCCLPTEPILL from the coding sequence ATGAATAATCAAGCCGCCTGCGCTCAGTGGCAAGACAGCCCCCATCCTGTTGTTACCGTCTCCGGTTTGACGAAGGCTTACGCTGGGGGCAAAACTGTACTGCACGATGTTGCTCTGTCGGTCTCACCCGGAGAATGTCTGGGTGTTGTCGGAGAAAGCGGCAGTGGGAAAAGCACACTTGCTCGCTGTATTTTGACATTGGACACGTTTGATCAAGGTGAGCTTAAACTGGATGGACAGTCCATTCGAGGATTAAAGCGAAGTGAATTAAAACGGATTCGCAGCAGACTGGGGGCGGTATTTCAACATCCATCCGCAGCTTTGAACCCCAGACTAACCATTTTGCAATCCCTGCTGGAGCCATTGGATCAGCTTAAATGCTATGTTCCTTCCTTTATGGCGGGGATGCCCTCTGGACGTTGGAATATAGCAGAACAACTGCTAGGTATGGTAAAGCTTCCGGCAAGCTACCTGGATAAGTTTCCACATCAGCTCAGCGGTGGGGAAAAGCAGCGTGTAACCATTGCACGCGCCATTAGTACAGAACCGGAATTTATCGTATTGGACGAGCCGACTGCAAGTTTGGATGTGACCACACAAGCCACCGTTTTAAACCTGCTCAAGGATTTGCAGGATGAGTTTGGACTGGCTTATCTGTTTATCTCGCATGATCTGGCGGCTGTGCACTTTATGAGTGATCGAATCTTGGTTATGAAAGAAGGCCGTGTGCTTGAGCATTTTTCCAAGGAAGCATTATTTCATTCGGATCGGCTTCCCTATACACAATCATTACTGGAGGTTTTTTCAACATGCTGCCTTCCCACCGAGCCTATCTTGCTTTAG